One Ricinus communis isolate WT05 ecotype wild-type chromosome 7, ASM1957865v1, whole genome shotgun sequence genomic region harbors:
- the LOC8259692 gene encoding protein rpi-1 produces the protein MASIQDEAPTKEVSDDQVEKPTQETAVIEEKPATSEEAEVVVHDDEEEEEAIHNEVKEEDGEEDFAGSPIMGESEPTLTFDEEGEAEIEEGDMI, from the exons ATGGCCTCCATCCAg GATGAAGCACCCACCAAAGAGGTGAGTGACGACCAAGTCGAAAAACCAACTCAGGAAACCGCTGTTATTGAAGAAAAGCCTGCGACGAGCGAAGAAGCTGAAGTTGTAGTGCATGacgatgaagaagaagaagaagcaatacACAATGAAgtgaaagaagaagatggagAGGAAGATTTTGCGGGGTCACCAATTATGGGCGAGAGTGAACCAACACTTACTTTTGATGAAGAAGGAGAAGCAGAAATCGAAGAAGGTGACATGATTTag
- the LOC8259693 gene encoding putative lipid-transfer protein DIR1 has protein sequence MEMIMAGKVVLVVVLMVTMFEGSRSLTLCDMNDDGLLACKPSVTKPDPVEPPSPACCQALTGANLTCLCSYRNSLMLPSLGIDPDLALGLPSKCNLTPPADC, from the coding sequence ATGGAGATGATTATGGCTGGGAAGGTGGTGCTAGTTGTGGTCTTAATGGTGACTATGTTTGAAGGGTCAAGGTCATTGACATTGTGTGATATGAACGATGATGGGCTTTTGGCTTGTAAGCCATCAGTGACTAAGCCAGATCCTGTTGAGCCACCATCACCAGCATGTTGTCAGGCTCTTACAGGAGCTAACTTGACTTGCTTGTGTTCTTACAGGAACTCACTTATGTTGCCTTCTCTTGGTATTGATCCTGATCTTGCTTTGGGTTTGCCTTCCAAGTGTAATCTCACCCCTCCTGCTGATTGCTAA